The DNA sequence ATCCTCCAGGTATAGAATCTTTTGAAAAAAAGATTCCACTTAGAAAAAAATTCAGCGGGAGGGCGACCTCCCGCTGGACTTTCTAAATTTCCGGGGTACTCTATCAGCAAGCTCTGGACACTTTTTAAGGAGGAGAAATTTATGAAAAAGATTTTAGGGGTACTCGTAGCGTTGGCTCTGGTCTTCACGTTCTGCGGTTCCGCTCTCGCGGCCGACAAGATGCTCAGCGCATTCAAGCTCAAAACCGGCGCGGGCGGCGAAATCACACAGGCGGCTTTCAAAGACAAGAAGGTCATGCTGGTCTTTTCCCAGATGGCTTGCCGTCAGTGCCGCTTCGAGATGGAAGAGCTCAACGCCAAGGCCGATGAGCTCAAGGGCAAGGTTTTCATCGTCCTCGTCGACATGAATACCGAGGCCGCCCTCAAACAGTACAACGAACTATACAAGCTTGAAGTCATCCTCGATCCCGATTTCTCGATTCCCGCATCCTTCGCACTCATGACCACCCCCGCCACCGTCGTCCTCGACAAGACGGGCAAGGTTAGTTTTGAGAAGGTCGGTTACGTCAGAGGCACGGTCGACGACCTGCTTAAGAATCTCCAATAACACCTTAAAAATTTCCAAAAAAAGAAGGTCATGCCGTGAGGCCTGACCTTCTTTTTTTGGTACGTCATAAAGTTGGTAAACGTCGTTTATATGCCCTGTAACATTGAAGTTCTTGTGTGGTAATATAATTAAAGTCGATTTTATTGCGTCCGGGAGGTAAATCTTGTTCAAGCGCAGTCGGGCTTCCCGTTTTGTCATGGTTTTTGCGCTGGCGCTCGCCGGAAGCTCTCTGGTCGAGGCGGGTCTGAACCCTCTCGATCCCGGCCTTCCCCAAGGCTGGACGCCGACTGCGGGAAACGGCTACGCGCCGGTTATAGTCGGAATTCCCGCCGACAGACTTTCACTGACCAACAGTTGGGGGTCGGCGCTTTGCGTCGAGTGCCACAACGCAAATCCCTCGACCAGAACCCTTCTGCCGATGCCCGGCCCGTTGCCCGCAGGCGACCTCGAAACCATGTACCGCGGGAGCCATTTCGTAAAAAATTACTCGGCGGGCGCCTGGAGCGCCGCGACAACGACGAGCAACACCTTCACC is a window from the bacterium genome containing:
- a CDS encoding TlpA family protein disulfide reductase, with protein sequence MKKILGVLVALALVFTFCGSALAADKMLSAFKLKTGAGGEITQAAFKDKKVMLVFSQMACRQCRFEMEELNAKADELKGKVFIVLVDMNTEAALKQYNELYKLEVILDPDFSIPASFALMTTPATVVLDKTGKVSFEKVGYVRGTVDDLLKNLQ